The stretch of DNA AAGTTAATGTATATTCCATGAAAAGCTAGCATATAATTTAAAAGAAAGTAGATGGAGGGAGATTATCATGACAAAAAAACAATTTGGAATTATTTTCACACTAATGGCTCTTATAGTATGTGTAGGAGTGTTATCAGCAAAACTAAACAAAAATGGATTAAGTGATCCAACAGATTTTAGTCAAGTATTATCAGAGGATACAGTTGGAGATAAGAAAGATGATGCAAACAAAAAAGAAGAAAAGAAAGAAGAGAAAAAAGATAAACAAACTTTAAGTACTCAAGATTATTTTTATAACATAAAAAGTGAGAAGGAACAACAATCAGCAGCAACTAAACAACAATTAAATGCTATAATATCTGATCCTAACACTTCTCAACAACAAAAAGATGTAGCAACTAATGAATTAACAGAAAAGACAATGCTTGAAGATAAAGAAGGAAGAATTGAATTAAGTGTTAAAAATAAAGGCTTTGAAGATGCGTTATGCTTTATTGAAGGAAATAATGTTAGAGTAGTTGTTAAAGCTGACGAAGTATCAGAAGCAGATAATGCAGTTATTCAAGAAATAGTAGAAGACATTTCATCAATAAGTGATGTAATAATCGAAAAGAAATAATTACATTGTAATCTAACAATTGGTTTGATATAATAAACATAAGAAAAATGGTTTTACTATAATGTAAAACATCAAGGAGGGTAAAGTGAATGGAAAATATGAACAATGAGGCAAACCTTGGAATTGTAAAAATTTCAGATGAAGTAGTAAGTGTAATAGCTGGAATTGCTGCTGGTGAAATTAAAGGTATAGTTGAAGGTCAACAAGCCATTAGTAACAACATATCACATTTATTAAAAGGTAAGAAAAGCGTAGGAAAAAATATTAAAGTTACATTAAATGAAGACAGTGCAGTAATAGATTTAAGTGTAGCTGTAGAGTATGGAATTAAGATACCAGAAGTAGTAAGCTTAGTACAAGAAAATGTAAAGAAAACAGTAGAAGCAATGACAGGATTAAAAGTAGATTCTGTAAACATAAGTGTTCAAAGCATTTACTTACCTAGAAACGAAAAACAAGAATGTAAGGAAGATTAATTTCACCCTCTGACTTTCAGAGGGTGTTTCCTTGTGCTTTAAAGAATTTTATTGTAGTATATACATGATTAATACATTTTTAAAAGGTTAATAATATAATTATGAACATACCTAGGAGGATATAATGAATAGAAAAAAATCAAGAGAATTAGCGATGGAATTACTTTTTGGGATGACATTAAGTAAAAATACTTTAGAAGAAACTATGGAGACATTCATAGAAGACTATGAAATGAATTTAAATACGATAGATTTAGATTACATAAAAGAAATATTATTAAAGGTTCAAGAAAACATAGAAGTAGTAGATTCTAAAATAGAAGCAGCATTAACTAATTGGAAGATAGAAAGAATATCAAAAGTTAATTTAACTATTTTAAGAATAGCTGTAGCAGAAATGATGTTTTTAGATGATGTTCCAAGTAAAGTTGCAATAAATGAAGCAATAGAAGTTACAAAAAGATATTCAGATGAAAAAAGTGTATCATTTATAAATGGTGTATTAGATAAAGCTTTAAAAACTATGTAATTAAAACTAGGTATAGAGGGGGATTGTTTTATGGGACAAATGATAAATGGTAAAGAAATTGCTTTAAAAATAAAAGGTGATATAAAAAAATACATAAAAAATAGAGAAGACAAGGGGCTTAAAGCTCCAAAGATAGCATCTATACTTGTAGGTAATGATGGTGGATCAATTTACTATATGAATAATCAAGAAAAGGTTGCTACATCATTAAATTGTGGATTTGAAAAAATAATATTAGAAGATACTATTAAAGAAGAAGACCTTATTAATGTTATAGAAAACTTAAATAATGATGAAAGTTTTCAAGGAATAATGTTACAACTTCCATTACCTAAAAATTTAGATGAGAAAAAAATAATTTCTCATATATCTCCTAGAAAAGATATAGATTGCTTAACATATGAAAGTCAAGGAAAGTTATATATGGGTGAAAAAGGCTTTTTACCATGCACACCTAATTCAGTAATAACTTTATTAGAAAGTTTAAATATAAAATTGCAAGGAAAAGAAGTCGTAGTATTAGGTAGAAGTAATATAGTAGGAAAGCCAGTTGCACAATTATTACTAAATAAGAACGCAACTGTTACAATTTGTCATTCAAAAACAAATAATTTAAAAGAAGTGTGTAAAAGAGCAGATATACTTATAGTTGCTATAGGAAAGCCTAAGTTTATAACTAAAGAATATATAAAAGATGGAGCAATTATAATTGATGTTGGAACATCATCTTTTGAAGGTAAAATAACAGGAGACGTTAACTTTGAAGATGTAGTAGAAAAAGCATCATTTATAACACCAGTTCCAGGTGGAGTAGGAGCGTTAACTACAACACTATTAATTAAAAATGCATGTGAGGCTATGGAAAACAATGAAGATTAAAACATTGTCAGTTTCAGAAGTGAATAATTATATAAAAAAGACATTAGATAATGATTTTATTTTAAATAATCTCTCTGTAAAGGGAGAGATTTCTAATTTAAAATATCATACAAGTGGACATATATATTTTTCATTAAAGGATTCTAATGGTAAATTAAATTGTATAATGTTTAGAAATAGAGCTATGGAATTAGATTTTGACTTAGAAGAAGGAATGGAGGTTACTGTTAAATGCAGATGTTCAATTTATCCAGGTAACGGATCATTACAACTGTATATAGATGAAATTTCTAAAGATGGATTAGGAGCATTATATATAAAATTTGAAAAATTAAAAGCAAAACTATTAAAAGAAGGATATTTTGATGAAGAATATAAGAAACCTGTGCCTTCTATGCCTTTAAGAATAGGAGTTATAACTTCTGAAACTGGTGCTGTTATTAAGGATATAATAAATGTAACTAGAAGAAGAAATAAAATGGTTGATATAGTTTTATATCCAGCTAATGTTCAAGGAAATGATGCTTATAAAAGCATAATAAAAGGTTTAAAGTTTTTTAACAATAAAAGAAATGTAGATGTTATAATAGTAGGAAGAGGTGGAGGTTCTTTAGAGGAACTTTGGAATTTTAATGAAGAGGAATTAGCCATCGAAATATTTAAATCTAACATTCCAGTAGTTTCAGCTGTAGGTCATGAGGTTGATTACACCATATCTGATTTTGTAAGTGATTTAAGAGCGGCAACACCATCACAAGCAGCAGAGATAGTTGTTCCAATAGAAAGTGAAATAAAACAAGAATTAATAGATATAAAATATAGATTAAATGAATTAATAGAAAATAAATTTATACAAGAAAAGTATAAAGTAGAAAACTTAAAGAAAATATTAAACCTAAATACGCCTATGTCTAAGGTAGCAAATGCCTATATGGAGATAGATAGTATAAAAAATAGATTAAATATTAGTATGTTAAATAAGATTAATAACGAAAAACTTAAGCTAGAATCATTAAATGATATTTTAAATGCTCATAACCCAGTAAATATATTGCAAAAAGGTTATACAATTGTAGAGAAAGATGGAAAGATAATTTCATCCAAAAATGAGCTAATAGGAAATGATGAAATAAAAATCTTATTTAAAGATGGATTCTTAAATGGAACATTTACATCTATAAAGTAAGGAGTTGTTTAGCATGGCTAAAAAAGAAACTTATAATGATATGTTAGAAAAGCTTCAGGAAGTTTTGAAAAATTTAGAAGAAAAAGAACTTAATTTAGAGGAATCTATGAAAGAATATGAAGCAGGTGTTAAGCTTGTAAATAAGTTATATAAAACATTGAATTCTTTAGAAGGAAAGTTAATGGTAATAAAAGATAATACAGAGGTGGAAACAACAATTGGAAATGATAATTAATGAGTGTAGGAAAGATATAAATGAATATTTAAGCAATTATTTTAAAGATAAGGGTAGCTATAATAAAGTAATATACAAATCAGTAAGTTATAGTCTAAATGTTGGTGGAAAAAGAATAAGACCAATACTATTATTACTTACTTATGGATTATATAATGAAAATTACAAAGATGTAATGGAAATGGCTGCAGCTTTAGAAATGATTCATACATACTCATTAATACATGATGACTTACCATGTATGGATAATGATGATTTAAGAAGAGGTATGCCAACTAATCATAAAAAGTTTGGAGAGGATATAGCTGTATTGGCGGGAGATACTCTTTTAAACGAAGCAATGATTTTAATGATGAACTATTCTTTAAAACATGGAGAAAGAGCTTTAATAGCATCAAAAGAAATAGCAGAAGCAGCTGGACCTGAAGGAATGATAGGTGGTCAGGTAGTTGATATAATTAACGAAGGAAAAGAAATATCAAAACAAGAATTAGAATATATGCATTTAAAGAAAACAGGCGAATTAATAAGAGTTTCTTTAGTTGCAGGAGCAATTTTAGCAGAAGCACCAAAGAAAGATATAGAGCTTTTAAATGAATTTGGAAAGAAGCTTGGGCTAGCTTTTCAAATAAAAGATGATATATTAGATTTAGTTGGAGATGTAAAGAAATTAGGTAAAAATACAAAAAGTGATGAAAATAATCAAAAGACTAATTTTCTTTCAATATATGGACTAGAATATTGTAAAGAAAAGTGTATCTCTTTAACTAAAGAGTGTATCCACTTATTAGATAGTCTTTCTGTAAATGCAAATATAATAAAAGAATTAACCCTGGAATTATTAAATAGGGAAAATTAAATTGAAAGAAAGGGTTTCAATATGGGAAGATTATTAGAAATGATAAAATCTCCAGAAGATGTAAAAAAATTATCAATAGTAGAGTTAGAAGTTTTAGCTGGAGAATTAAGAGAATTTTTAATTGATAGTGTTTCAAAAACTGGTGGACATTTAGCTTCAAATCTTGGGGTGGTAGAATTAACAATCAGTTTGTTTAAAAATTTAAATTTAGATAAAGATAAAATTGTTTGGGATGTTGGACATCAAAGTTATGTACATAAAATTCTTACAGGAAGAAGAGATGGTTTTAAAACTTTAAGACAATTTAATGGAATGAGCGGATTCCCTAAAAAATGTGAAAGTAAGTATGATTCATTCCAAACAGGACATAGCAGCACTTCAATTTCAGCAGCATTAGGAATGGCAAGAGCTAGAGATGTTATGGGAAAAGATAATCATGTAGTGGCTGTTATAGGTGATGGAGCATTAACAGGAGGAATGGCATTAGAAGCTTTAAATGATGTTGGCTTTAACAAAACCAAAATGATTGTTATATTAAATGATAATCAAATGTCAATTTCTCATAATGTAGGAGGCTTATCTCTTCACTTAAATAACTTAAGAATGGAACCTAGATATAATAAATTAAAGTCAGATATAAATGAAACTTTAAATACGTCTAATACAGGTAAAAAGTTAGCACATTATATATCAAGATTTAAAGATAGTGTTAAACAATTTATAGTTCCATCTATGTTATTTGAAGATATGGGATTAAAATATATAGGTCCTATAGATGGGCATAATATTAAATTAATGAATGAAGTTATAAAAAAAGCTAAAGAAATAGAAGAACCTGTAATTATTCATGTTATGACTAATAAGGGAAAAGGTTATGATTTAGCAGAACAAAATCCAAACAAATTTCATGGAGTATCACCTTTTGATTTAGAAAGTGGAGAATCATATATTCACAAATCTAAGAATTACTCTAAAGTGTTTGGAGATGCCATGATTAATTTAGCTAAAAAAGATAATAGAATAGTAGCAATAACAGCAGCTATGCCAGATGGAACTGGTCTTAAAGATTTTGCAAAAGAATTTCCAAATAGATTTTTTGATGTTGGAATTGCAGAAGAACATGCAACTACACTAGCAGCAGGTATGGCAACAGAAGGAATAAGACCAGTATTTGCAGTCTATTCAACCTTCTTACAAAGAGCTTTTGACCAAGTGATTCATGATGTTTGTATTCAAGAATTACCAGTAGTGTTTGCAATAGATAGAGCTGGGATAGTAGGAGAAGATGGTGAAACTCACCAAGGAATATTCGATTTATCTTATTTAAGTCAAATTCCTAATATGAATATATTAGCACCAAAACATTTAGATGAAATGGAGATAATGCTTCAGTGGGCAGTTAATAGTAATAAGCCAGTTGCAATTAGATACCCAAGAGGTGGAGATATTGATACTTCTTTAGAGCCGATAAAAGAAGTTAAATATGGTAAATGGGAGAAAATATCTAATGGAGAAAAAATTGCTATAATATCAGTAGGGAAGATGACACAGCATGCAATAAAAGCAAAAGAAATATTACTTAAGTCAGGAATAAATCCATTAATAATTGGAGCAACCTTTATAAAGCCATTAGATACAGAAATGTTGAAGGAGCTTGTTATAAAAGGATATAATATAGTAACAATAGAAGATAATATTATTAAAGGTGGATTTGGTAGCTATGTATTATCAGCTATATATGAGTTAGGTTTTAATAAGAAATTTAAAGCTATAGGATATGAAGATAAATTTATTCCTCATGGAGAAGTAGGATTATTATATAAAGAAGAAAAATTAGATGCAGAAGGAATAGCAGAAACTATTTTAAAACTTTAAGATAAAGGAGAATAAAATGGCAGCAAAAAAAGAACGATTAGATATACTTCTAGTTGATAAAGGAATATTTACATCAAGAGAAAGAGCAAAAACTAATATAATGGCTGGAAAGATATTTGTAGATGGCCAAAGAGTTGATAAAGCAGGAGAAAAGGTTAGCGTAGATGCAGATATAATTTTTAAAGGTCAAGAAATTCCTTATGTTAGTAGAGGTGGCTTAAAGTTAGAAAAAGCTATGAAAGAATTTAATATAGGATTGCAAGACAAAGTATGCATGGATATAGGTGCTTCTACAGGTGGATTTACTGATTGTATGCTTCAAAATGGCGCTAAAAAGGTATTTTCAGTAGATGTTGGGTATGGTCAATTTGCATGGAAGCTTAGAACTGATGATAGAGTAGTGTGTATGGAAAGAACCAACATAAGATATGTTACTCCAGAAGACATAGGAGAAAAGTTAGATTTTGCATCTATTGATGTTTCATTTATTTCTTTAAGAAAGATAATGCCTGCAACATTAAATTTACTAAAAGATAACGGTGAAGTTGTTGCTTTAATAAAGCCACAATTTGAAGCTGGTAGAGAAAAAGTAGGTAAAAAAGGTGTAGTTAGAGATATAAATGTTCATAAAGAAGTTGTAACAACTATCGTAGAATTTTTAATTAAAGAAAATATTAATATTCTTGGTGTTAGTTATTCACCTATAAAAGGTCCAGAAGGAAATATAGAGTATTTAGTTTATTTTACTAAGGATCAAGATAAAGAATCTAAATTTACAATGGAAGATATAGACATAGTTGTTGGAGCATCTCATGAAGCGCTTTAATAGCTTATTGAATACTATACAATAAGATATATAAAAAAGAGGCTCCAGAACATAAGGTTTTGGAGTTTTAAGCTATATATAATCATTGTTAAGTATGCGTTTAATAAGGGGATGGAGTATGAAAAATATTGCGATTGCTATAAATCCTTCTAAGGATAATAATGG from Clostridium chauvoei encodes:
- a CDS encoding polyprenyl synthetase family protein, whose translation is MIINECRKDINEYLSNYFKDKGSYNKVIYKSVSYSLNVGGKRIRPILLLLTYGLYNENYKDVMEMAAALEMIHTYSLIHDDLPCMDNDDLRRGMPTNHKKFGEDIAVLAGDTLLNEAMILMMNYSLKHGERALIASKEIAEAAGPEGMIGGQVVDIINEGKEISKQELEYMHLKKTGELIRVSLVAGAILAEAPKKDIELLNEFGKKLGLAFQIKDDILDLVGDVKKLGKNTKSDENNQKTNFLSIYGLEYCKEKCISLTKECIHLLDSLSVNANIIKELTLELLNREN
- a CDS encoding Asp23/Gls24 family envelope stress response protein, with protein sequence MENMNNEANLGIVKISDEVVSVIAGIAAGEIKGIVEGQQAISNNISHLLKGKKSVGKNIKVTLNEDSAVIDLSVAVEYGIKIPEVVSLVQENVKKTVEAMTGLKVDSVNISVQSIYLPRNEKQECKED
- a CDS encoding TlyA family RNA methyltransferase, yielding MAAKKERLDILLVDKGIFTSRERAKTNIMAGKIFVDGQRVDKAGEKVSVDADIIFKGQEIPYVSRGGLKLEKAMKEFNIGLQDKVCMDIGASTGGFTDCMLQNGAKKVFSVDVGYGQFAWKLRTDDRVVCMERTNIRYVTPEDIGEKLDFASIDVSFISLRKIMPATLNLLKDNGEVVALIKPQFEAGREKVGKKGVVRDINVHKEVVTTIVEFLIKENINILGVSYSPIKGPEGNIEYLVYFTKDQDKESKFTMEDIDIVVGASHEAL
- a CDS encoding SpoIIIAH-like family protein, producing the protein MTKKQFGIIFTLMALIVCVGVLSAKLNKNGLSDPTDFSQVLSEDTVGDKKDDANKKEEKKEEKKDKQTLSTQDYFYNIKSEKEQQSAATKQQLNAIISDPNTSQQQKDVATNELTEKTMLEDKEGRIELSVKNKGFEDALCFIEGNNVRVVVKADEVSEADNAVIQEIVEDISSISDVIIEKK
- the xseA gene encoding exodeoxyribonuclease VII large subunit; the encoded protein is MKIKTLSVSEVNNYIKKTLDNDFILNNLSVKGEISNLKYHTSGHIYFSLKDSNGKLNCIMFRNRAMELDFDLEEGMEVTVKCRCSIYPGNGSLQLYIDEISKDGLGALYIKFEKLKAKLLKEGYFDEEYKKPVPSMPLRIGVITSETGAVIKDIINVTRRRNKMVDIVLYPANVQGNDAYKSIIKGLKFFNNKRNVDVIIVGRGGGSLEELWNFNEEELAIEIFKSNIPVVSAVGHEVDYTISDFVSDLRAATPSQAAEIVVPIESEIKQELIDIKYRLNELIENKFIQEKYKVENLKKILNLNTPMSKVANAYMEIDSIKNRLNISMLNKINNEKLKLESLNDILNAHNPVNILQKGYTIVEKDGKIISSKNELIGNDEIKILFKDGFLNGTFTSIK
- the nusB gene encoding transcription antitermination factor NusB is translated as MNRKKSRELAMELLFGMTLSKNTLEETMETFIEDYEMNLNTIDLDYIKEILLKVQENIEVVDSKIEAALTNWKIERISKVNLTILRIAVAEMMFLDDVPSKVAINEAIEVTKRYSDEKSVSFINGVLDKALKTM
- a CDS encoding bifunctional methylenetetrahydrofolate dehydrogenase/methenyltetrahydrofolate cyclohydrolase, which codes for MGQMINGKEIALKIKGDIKKYIKNREDKGLKAPKIASILVGNDGGSIYYMNNQEKVATSLNCGFEKIILEDTIKEEDLINVIENLNNDESFQGIMLQLPLPKNLDEKKIISHISPRKDIDCLTYESQGKLYMGEKGFLPCTPNSVITLLESLNIKLQGKEVVVLGRSNIVGKPVAQLLLNKNATVTICHSKTNNLKEVCKRADILIVAIGKPKFITKEYIKDGAIIIDVGTSSFEGKITGDVNFEDVVEKASFITPVPGGVGALTTTLLIKNACEAMENNED
- the dxs gene encoding 1-deoxy-D-xylulose-5-phosphate synthase — its product is MGRLLEMIKSPEDVKKLSIVELEVLAGELREFLIDSVSKTGGHLASNLGVVELTISLFKNLNLDKDKIVWDVGHQSYVHKILTGRRDGFKTLRQFNGMSGFPKKCESKYDSFQTGHSSTSISAALGMARARDVMGKDNHVVAVIGDGALTGGMALEALNDVGFNKTKMIVILNDNQMSISHNVGGLSLHLNNLRMEPRYNKLKSDINETLNTSNTGKKLAHYISRFKDSVKQFIVPSMLFEDMGLKYIGPIDGHNIKLMNEVIKKAKEIEEPVIIHVMTNKGKGYDLAEQNPNKFHGVSPFDLESGESYIHKSKNYSKVFGDAMINLAKKDNRIVAITAAMPDGTGLKDFAKEFPNRFFDVGIAEEHATTLAAGMATEGIRPVFAVYSTFLQRAFDQVIHDVCIQELPVVFAIDRAGIVGEDGETHQGIFDLSYLSQIPNMNILAPKHLDEMEIMLQWAVNSNKPVAIRYPRGGDIDTSLEPIKEVKYGKWEKISNGEKIAIISVGKMTQHAIKAKEILLKSGINPLIIGATFIKPLDTEMLKELVIKGYNIVTIEDNIIKGGFGSYVLSAIYELGFNKKFKAIGYEDKFIPHGEVGLLYKEEKLDAEGIAETILKL
- the xseB gene encoding exodeoxyribonuclease VII small subunit, encoding MAKKETYNDMLEKLQEVLKNLEEKELNLEESMKEYEAGVKLVNKLYKTLNSLEGKLMVIKDNTEVETTIGNDN